In Stieleria varia, one genomic interval encodes:
- a CDS encoding DUF4112 domain-containing protein has product MPKNEKTLMNSIDSELSDAGDPYLLTQAQRDSSPELAWVDSVSRLLDTKFRIPGTNTRYGVDFILGLVPGFGDALSMGFSGVLIATMARHGASPRLVARMLFNVALDTLVGSIPVLGNLFDLYYKANYRNAKLMREYYDDGKHTGSVWPLVIGILVVMGVLFAGSLYLCYRLGVWIWNAIS; this is encoded by the coding sequence ATGCCCAAGAACGAAAAGACGTTGATGAATTCGATTGACTCCGAGTTGTCTGACGCAGGCGATCCTTATCTCTTGACTCAGGCACAGCGGGACTCCTCACCAGAATTGGCGTGGGTCGATTCAGTGAGTCGACTTTTGGACACCAAGTTCCGGATACCCGGCACCAACACACGGTACGGCGTCGACTTCATTCTCGGATTGGTTCCAGGATTCGGAGACGCGTTGAGCATGGGATTCTCTGGCGTGTTGATCGCCACGATGGCGCGACACGGTGCCAGCCCTCGCTTGGTTGCCCGGATGCTATTCAACGTGGCGTTGGACACCCTGGTGGGCTCGATCCCCGTGCTGGGCAATCTGTTTGACTTGTACTACAAGGCAAACTATCGCAATGCGAAATTGATGCGGGAGTATTACGACGATGGCAAGCACACCGGCAGCGTTTGGCCTTTGGTGATCGGCATCCTGGTGGTGATGGGCGTGTTGTTTGCCGGTTCTCTGTATCTCTGCTACCGCCTCGGCGTGTGGATATGGAATGCGATTTCGTAG
- a CDS encoding HAD-IIB family hydrolase, protein MWSNLRSFCLIVSVSFHFGADKISFIKKIRVLATDLDGTLIPLGNKNEHRESMIQLGRLLTTHGVRLWFVTGRSWELTQHAIAQYDLPVADRVICDVGTRILQHRNDRHVEIDDYRSRMLEILGNWSAASIQEKVRELGIPLVLQPPEKQTLAKISFDFPHDLFDQVHEGVQDWLSESGAPLSMVTSRCVDTGTGLLDLLPENVDKSYGLRWLLQQESIASDELVFAGDSGNDAAVVASGVNTILVGNADPQLRSVARALDRANIFQATSDSTSGVLQGIKHFILSSN, encoded by the coding sequence ATGTGGAGCAACTTGCGTTCCTTTTGCCTAATCGTTTCGGTTTCATTTCACTTTGGAGCAGATAAAATCAGTTTCATTAAAAAAATACGGGTTCTCGCGACAGACCTCGATGGCACGCTGATACCGCTTGGGAACAAGAACGAGCATCGGGAGTCGATGATCCAACTTGGTCGATTATTGACCACACATGGAGTTCGGCTTTGGTTCGTCACCGGCCGGTCGTGGGAATTGACCCAGCATGCGATTGCACAATACGACTTGCCTGTGGCCGACCGAGTCATCTGTGACGTAGGCACTCGCATTCTGCAGCATCGCAACGATCGACATGTTGAGATTGATGACTACAGATCGCGGATGCTGGAGATCCTCGGCAATTGGTCCGCAGCGTCGATTCAAGAGAAAGTCCGCGAACTCGGCATTCCGCTGGTATTGCAACCGCCGGAGAAGCAAACATTAGCGAAAATCAGCTTTGATTTTCCGCATGATCTGTTCGATCAAGTTCATGAGGGAGTGCAAGACTGGTTGAGCGAGAGCGGGGCACCGCTGTCAATGGTGACCAGCCGTTGTGTGGATACCGGTACCGGACTACTGGATCTTTTGCCCGAGAACGTCGACAAGTCCTATGGGCTGCGATGGTTGCTGCAACAGGAGTCCATCGCAAGTGACGAGTTGGTCTTCGCGGGCGATTCCGGAAATGACGCCGCAGTGGTTGCCAGTGGCGTGAACACGATCCTCGTCGGTAACGCCGATCCACAGTTACGTTCGGTCGCTCGCGCACTTGACCGAGCCAATATTTTTCAGGCAACCAGCGATTCCACCAGCGGTGTGCTGCAAGGAATCAAGCACTTCATCCTTTCATCCAACTGA
- a CDS encoding DUF2254 domain-containing protein codes for MRAKIQQLLYTIRGSYWFLPALMALTAIIASQFFVWLDRVYGDDWLRDFWWASLNQPDGARSLLATVAGSMITVTGVTFSLTILAVSYATSHFGPRLLDNFMRDRGNQITLGVFVATFLYCLLVLRSVRTGQTSDNALETEVFVPQLAITIAIALTLASVGVLIFFIHHIPESISITHVLNGITEMIDAKTDDFFPERIGSTKSQPIVSEPDWGNGVEVNCRTQGYLQGVDAKSLMKFAVENELVVNLKVRPGDHLLENQVIAIVCQAVTKPTEQTPDADFYVDHIHSTLAIGDSRTPTQDIFFAINQFVEIAIRALSPGVNDPFTAIQCIDRLAQAMTRISQRHLPSRFRVDDDDTLRIVAAQPNWDQIVHAAFGQLAPYAAADANVSRHLTGTIESLVSVSQSAELNDSLRRFQATWQVMVKKSA; via the coding sequence TTGCGTGCCAAAATTCAACAGTTGCTCTACACAATCCGTGGCAGTTACTGGTTCCTGCCGGCACTGATGGCGTTGACGGCGATCATTGCCAGTCAATTCTTTGTCTGGTTGGATCGTGTCTACGGCGATGATTGGCTTCGCGATTTTTGGTGGGCAAGCTTGAATCAACCCGATGGCGCACGATCGCTCTTGGCAACCGTCGCCGGTTCCATGATCACCGTGACAGGCGTCACCTTCTCGTTGACAATCTTAGCGGTTTCGTATGCCACGTCGCACTTCGGACCGCGATTGCTGGACAATTTCATGAGGGATCGTGGAAACCAAATCACACTCGGTGTCTTTGTCGCGACGTTCCTGTACTGCCTGCTGGTCTTGCGGTCCGTGCGTACCGGTCAAACCTCGGACAACGCTCTCGAAACGGAAGTCTTTGTGCCGCAATTGGCAATCACCATCGCGATCGCGCTGACGCTCGCCAGTGTCGGGGTTCTCATCTTTTTCATCCATCACATCCCCGAAAGCATTTCCATCACACACGTGCTCAATGGCATCACCGAGATGATCGATGCCAAGACGGACGATTTCTTTCCGGAGCGAATCGGGTCCACCAAGAGCCAACCGATCGTCAGCGAGCCAGATTGGGGAAACGGCGTGGAAGTGAATTGCCGCACGCAGGGGTATCTTCAAGGAGTGGATGCGAAATCACTGATGAAGTTCGCGGTTGAAAACGAATTGGTCGTCAACTTGAAGGTTCGTCCCGGAGATCATCTCCTGGAAAACCAAGTCATTGCGATTGTCTGCCAGGCGGTGACGAAACCAACGGAACAGACGCCGGATGCGGACTTCTATGTGGATCATATCCATTCCACGCTCGCCATCGGTGATTCACGCACACCGACTCAAGATATCTTCTTTGCGATCAACCAGTTTGTCGAAATCGCCATCCGGGCATTGTCCCCGGGCGTGAACGATCCGTTTACCGCGATTCAATGTATCGACCGACTCGCCCAAGCGATGACGCGTATTTCTCAACGTCATTTGCCTTCGCGTTTTCGAGTCGACGACGACGACACACTGCGAATCGTGGCAGCGCAGCCGAATTGGGACCAGATCGTGCATGCCGCCTTCGGACAACTCGCACCTTACGCAGCTGCGGATGCCAATGTTTCTCGTCATCTGACCGGGACCATCGAGTCGTTGGTCAGCGTTTCGCAGTCCGCCGAACTGAATGATTCGCTCAGACGATTTCAGGCGACGTGGCAGGTCATGGTCAAAAAATCGGCATAG
- a CDS encoding HAD-IIB family hydrolase has translation MTIKISLISLHGLIRSQDVEYGRDADTGGQIKYVLELAAELARRSDVHEVELLTRQIFDPKVDKQYSVPEEQISDKARIVRIPFGPKRYLRKEALWPYIEMFVDQTLAHFKRTSVPDLLHGHYADAGMAGAQLARLLHLPYVFTGHSLGRVKQQRLSIGHKNPESLERKYQFTQRIEAEEIALETASMVVTSTHQEVQDQYALYDHYVPSRMNVIPPGVDLTRFTPTNPTESEPDIAKSIARFLVDQNKPMILTLARPDERKNLESLVRVYGESSQLQKLANLVLILGTREDLDSLPKAQRHVIERILALIDKYDLYGKVAYPKTHASQDIPDLYRLAAQRKGVFVNPALTEPFGLTLLEAGATGLPIVATHDGGPNDIIGNCGNGLLIDPLNDGDIRDKLIASLSDPEQWMRWSDAGIKGTRQHYSWEHHATRYLNVVGEFVKQGSATEGVNRPVRRLPQFDRLIVTDLDNTLTGDDHSLREFVELVNSHKNIGFGIATGRRLDSAMQLIEDLHLPRPDLIATDAGTQLHYGDNLTEDRSWRKSIGYAWKPDEIRNALNDVPGVFMQPESNQSQFKISYQIDPEICPKVTVIRKILREAGVRATVMLSLGVYLDILPVRGGGDSAIRHALWKWGFAPENVLVAGDCGNDAGMLLGQTLGVVVANYSPELERLRRSPRVYFSDRAHAAGIIDGIHYYNFLGDVTIPNDRVEDFHSQESEEQSTKIAV, from the coding sequence ATGACCATTAAGATTTCGTTGATCAGCCTCCACGGGCTCATTCGTTCTCAGGACGTTGAATATGGACGTGACGCTGACACGGGAGGACAAATCAAGTATGTGCTGGAGTTAGCAGCAGAGCTCGCCCGTCGAAGCGATGTTCACGAAGTCGAATTGCTGACCCGACAGATCTTTGATCCCAAGGTCGACAAGCAGTATTCGGTTCCGGAAGAGCAGATTTCGGACAAAGCACGGATCGTTCGAATCCCATTCGGCCCGAAACGCTATTTGCGAAAGGAAGCTCTCTGGCCGTACATCGAAATGTTTGTCGATCAGACCCTCGCTCACTTCAAACGCACCAGTGTTCCGGATCTGCTCCATGGTCATTATGCGGACGCAGGCATGGCAGGGGCTCAGTTGGCTCGCTTGCTGCATTTGCCCTATGTGTTTACCGGCCACTCTCTCGGCCGAGTGAAGCAACAGCGTCTGTCCATCGGACACAAGAATCCGGAGTCGCTGGAGCGAAAGTATCAATTCACTCAGCGGATTGAGGCAGAAGAGATCGCCTTGGAGACCGCCTCGATGGTGGTGACCAGCACGCATCAAGAGGTTCAGGATCAGTATGCACTGTACGATCATTATGTGCCGTCTCGAATGAACGTGATTCCACCGGGCGTGGATTTGACGCGATTCACGCCAACCAATCCTACCGAGTCTGAGCCCGACATCGCCAAGTCGATCGCCCGTTTTCTGGTTGATCAGAACAAGCCGATGATTTTGACGTTGGCACGTCCCGATGAGCGAAAGAATCTGGAGTCTTTGGTTCGTGTCTATGGCGAATCGAGCCAGTTGCAGAAACTGGCCAATCTCGTGCTGATCTTGGGGACGCGTGAGGATCTTGATTCGCTGCCAAAAGCACAGCGTCATGTCATCGAGCGGATTCTGGCTTTGATTGACAAGTATGACTTGTATGGCAAAGTGGCCTACCCCAAGACGCATGCCTCGCAAGACATCCCTGACCTGTATCGTTTGGCCGCTCAACGAAAAGGTGTTTTCGTCAATCCGGCGTTGACCGAGCCATTTGGATTGACGCTGCTGGAAGCCGGCGCGACCGGTTTGCCGATCGTTGCGACTCATGATGGCGGCCCCAACGACATCATCGGTAATTGCGGAAACGGTTTGCTGATTGACCCACTCAACGATGGCGACATCCGCGACAAGCTGATCGCCAGCTTGTCGGACCCCGAACAATGGATGCGATGGTCAGATGCAGGCATCAAAGGCACTCGGCAACATTATTCTTGGGAGCATCATGCCACCAGGTATTTGAATGTGGTGGGCGAGTTCGTGAAGCAGGGATCGGCAACCGAAGGCGTGAATCGTCCGGTTCGCCGCTTGCCACAGTTTGATCGATTGATTGTGACGGACTTGGATAACACCCTGACCGGAGACGATCATTCGCTGCGCGAGTTTGTTGAACTGGTCAACTCGCACAAGAACATCGGGTTTGGAATCGCGACCGGCCGGCGATTGGATAGTGCGATGCAGTTGATAGAAGATTTGCATTTACCGCGGCCGGACTTGATCGCCACGGATGCGGGGACACAACTTCACTATGGCGACAACTTGACGGAAGATCGATCGTGGAGAAAGTCGATCGGTTACGCTTGGAAACCCGATGAGATCCGAAACGCGTTGAACGATGTTCCGGGTGTGTTCATGCAACCTGAATCCAATCAGTCCCAGTTTAAAATCAGCTACCAGATCGATCCTGAGATATGCCCCAAGGTGACGGTGATTCGCAAGATATTGCGAGAAGCTGGCGTGCGAGCAACTGTGATGCTGTCGCTGGGAGTTTATCTGGACATTCTGCCTGTGCGTGGCGGAGGCGATTCCGCGATTCGTCATGCATTGTGGAAATGGGGATTCGCCCCGGAAAACGTTCTCGTCGCGGGCGACTGCGGCAACGATGCGGGAATGTTGCTCGGACAAACACTTGGCGTTGTCGTCGCAAATTACAGTCCCGAGCTGGAGCGGTTGAGAAGATCACCCAGAGTGTATTTCTCTGACCGCGCTCATGCTGCGGGAATCATTGACGGCATCCACTACTACAACTTCCTCGGTGACGTCACCATTCCGAATGATCGGGTGGAAGATTTTCACTCGCAGGAGTCAGAGGAACAGAGTACGAAAATTGCCGTTTAA
- a CDS encoding ABC transporter ATP-binding protein: MNQPAIELKRLTRYFGSKPVVRDLDFDVPVGKVTALLGLNGAGKTTTIRMLMGLLSPTRGRAITLGQDAAEMTPQTRSRIGYLVEGHYLYGSMRVSDCQQFQRAGNEQWDSRLFDDVVRHFAIDPKSRVSNLSRGQRAGVALALVLAPGPELLVLDDPALGLDPVSRRALNETLVQYAGDGERTVLLSTHLLDDVERIADRVAVMIGGRLKVDTTMEDFGSRITTYAARSERLDADQLAAVPGLVEARRLADRWQLTLADEDDESRAALKRLNFVDLEQTESSFADAVLSYLTRERSDGSFFTQSLVSMKTQDGNVASGVTR, translated from the coding sequence ATGAATCAACCGGCAATTGAACTGAAACGATTAACGCGTTACTTCGGCTCCAAGCCCGTTGTTCGCGACTTGGATTTTGATGTCCCCGTGGGCAAGGTGACCGCGTTGTTGGGTCTGAATGGGGCTGGCAAGACGACCACCATCCGAATGCTGATGGGATTGTTGTCGCCGACTCGTGGCAGAGCGATCACGTTGGGGCAGGACGCGGCCGAGATGACCCCGCAGACTCGTTCACGGATCGGGTATCTGGTCGAGGGACACTATCTGTATGGCTCAATGCGAGTTTCCGATTGTCAGCAGTTTCAACGGGCGGGCAATGAACAGTGGGATTCGCGGTTATTCGACGACGTGGTTCGTCACTTTGCGATTGATCCCAAGTCGCGGGTCTCGAACCTGTCGCGTGGCCAGCGGGCGGGTGTCGCTTTGGCGTTGGTGTTGGCACCGGGACCTGAGTTGCTGGTGCTCGATGATCCCGCATTGGGGCTCGATCCGGTCAGTCGTCGAGCGTTGAACGAAACACTGGTGCAGTATGCGGGGGACGGAGAACGCACGGTGTTGCTCAGCACTCATTTGCTGGACGACGTGGAGCGGATTGCGGATCGCGTTGCAGTGATGATCGGAGGTCGATTGAAAGTCGATACGACGATGGAGGATTTTGGATCCCGGATCACAACGTATGCGGCTCGCAGCGAACGACTCGACGCCGACCAATTGGCTGCCGTACCGGGGTTGGTGGAAGCTCGCCGACTCGCCGACCGATGGCAACTAACGCTGGCCGATGAAGACGACGAGAGCCGCGCGGCATTGAAACGTTTGAACTTTGTCGATCTGGAACAAACCGAATCCTCGTTTGCCGATGCGGTGCTTTCCTATCTGACACGTGAACGATCCGACGGTTCGTTCTTCACACAATCACTGGTATCGATGAAGACACAAGACGGAAACGTAGCGAGTGGAGTGACACGATGA
- a CDS encoding DUF1501 domain-containing protein — MSIDRRALLAGTSCGFGYLALQALCHQQAFAATATASGLSAKRPPIAPRAKRVIFLCMSGGPAQMDTFDHKPQTTSKGHPGSVFAFDRHGESGLPISELLPETARHADQLCVINGMHADTGIHAQSFLQLHTGERLRKRPSLGSWISYGLGTENQNLPGFISLNTSKSSVYSSEFLPSIHNGTPIGVNGENMSTATINNIESDHLPMDAKRRQLDWVQSLNRQHVSSRAVDHQLNGVIESMELGFRMQAESPDLLDIRDETENTLRRYRVGKQTEQVGTCKVTDFGRQCLLARRFSEAGVRFVEVNHGSWDQHKNHRRDLRANCEATDAPIAALLDDLRQRGLLEDTLVIWGGEFGRPGLNPNDKKDETGHNANGFTFWLAGGGVKGGYVHGKTDATGARAVEGKVHFRDLHATILHLLGLPPNDLQYWHAGRHHRLTGPDGGKVVTDLFA; from the coding sequence ATGAGCATCGATCGACGAGCGTTGTTGGCCGGAACGTCGTGCGGGTTTGGATACCTTGCTCTGCAAGCGTTGTGTCACCAACAAGCCTTCGCGGCCACGGCGACCGCATCCGGCTTGTCCGCCAAGCGACCGCCGATCGCCCCGCGAGCCAAGCGAGTGATCTTTTTGTGCATGAGCGGCGGGCCTGCGCAGATGGACACGTTTGACCACAAACCGCAAACGACCAGCAAAGGACACCCGGGCAGCGTCTTTGCGTTCGATCGACACGGCGAAAGCGGATTGCCGATCTCAGAACTGCTGCCCGAAACAGCGCGTCACGCGGACCAGTTGTGTGTCATCAATGGAATGCATGCCGACACGGGAATTCACGCTCAGTCTTTTTTGCAGTTGCATACCGGCGAACGGTTGCGAAAACGTCCCAGCTTGGGATCTTGGATCAGCTACGGGCTGGGCACCGAAAACCAGAATTTACCGGGTTTCATCAGTCTCAATACATCCAAGAGTTCCGTTTACTCCAGCGAGTTTCTGCCGTCGATTCACAACGGTACGCCAATCGGTGTCAACGGCGAGAACATGTCCACGGCCACGATCAACAACATCGAGAGTGATCACTTGCCGATGGACGCCAAACGCAGACAACTGGATTGGGTTCAGTCACTCAATCGCCAGCATGTTTCCTCGCGTGCGGTCGACCATCAACTCAACGGCGTGATCGAATCGATGGAACTGGGATTTCGTATGCAAGCCGAATCGCCGGATCTGTTGGACATCCGCGACGAAACAGAAAACACTCTACGACGATATCGAGTCGGCAAACAGACCGAACAAGTCGGCACGTGCAAAGTGACCGACTTCGGCCGCCAGTGTTTGCTCGCGCGACGTTTCTCCGAAGCCGGTGTGCGGTTTGTCGAAGTCAACCATGGAAGCTGGGATCAGCACAAGAACCATCGTCGCGACTTGAGGGCCAATTGCGAAGCGACGGACGCGCCGATCGCCGCACTGCTGGATGATTTGCGACAACGCGGGCTGCTGGAAGACACCTTGGTGATCTGGGGCGGCGAGTTCGGGCGTCCAGGGTTGAACCCCAACGACAAGAAAGACGAAACGGGGCACAACGCAAACGGATTCACATTTTGGCTTGCCGGAGGCGGTGTCAAAGGAGGCTACGTACACGGCAAGACGGATGCCACCGGAGCACGTGCGGTGGAAGGCAAGGTTCATTTCCGCGACTTGCACGCCACGATCCTGCACCTATTGGGGCTGCCGCCCAACGATCTGCAATACTGGCACGCCGGTCGTCACCACCGCCTGACCGGCCCCGACGGCGGCAAAGTCGTCACCGACCTCTTCGCATAA
- a CDS encoding zinc-dependent peptidase has protein sequence MSFTNDSFRFKFYCLVVLLAGWHSISDACSAEPATAVSEYRVEKPPADWHLPAFYAKYVDASGYPIVSSGKVNDYALKEAAYLVDMMLAQRPDVRKAMVDSGSRLIVMAHDEFTTQIPEHSHLTPRDFWDARARGLGGSRDDAVCSCAEENVLGFDGDPYSTENILIHEFAHNIHLRGMVNVDPTFDDRLKQAYEQAMARGLWRGKYASTNHAEYFAEGVQSWFDNNRQPDHDHNHVDTRKELLEYDPGLAAICEEVFGNTQLVYTKPATRLTGHMAGYDPSASPKFQWPERLKESKAKIIEDVKKRGDDRKQEYKN, from the coding sequence ATGTCCTTCACTAACGATTCATTCCGGTTCAAATTCTACTGTCTCGTGGTCTTGTTGGCCGGATGGCACTCGATCAGCGATGCATGCTCTGCAGAGCCAGCGACGGCGGTCTCCGAGTACCGCGTTGAGAAGCCGCCGGCTGACTGGCATCTGCCCGCATTCTACGCGAAGTACGTCGACGCGAGCGGGTATCCGATCGTCAGTTCAGGCAAGGTCAACGACTATGCTCTCAAGGAAGCCGCTTATCTCGTCGACATGATGCTTGCTCAGCGTCCCGACGTTCGCAAAGCCATGGTGGATAGCGGCTCCAGGCTGATCGTGATGGCTCATGATGAGTTCACAACCCAGATCCCAGAGCATTCCCATCTGACGCCTCGGGATTTTTGGGACGCCAGGGCTCGTGGACTTGGCGGATCACGCGACGATGCGGTTTGCTCGTGCGCCGAAGAAAACGTGTTGGGCTTTGACGGTGATCCGTACTCGACAGAGAACATTTTGATCCACGAGTTCGCACACAACATTCATCTCCGCGGCATGGTGAATGTAGACCCGACGTTTGATGATCGTTTGAAGCAAGCCTATGAACAAGCGATGGCTCGGGGACTTTGGCGGGGCAAGTATGCATCGACCAATCATGCGGAGTACTTTGCCGAAGGCGTCCAGTCCTGGTTCGACAACAATCGCCAACCCGATCACGATCACAACCATGTCGATACACGCAAAGAATTGCTGGAGTACGATCCCGGGTTGGCTGCGATCTGCGAGGAAGTCTTCGGCAATACACAGCTCGTTTACACGAAACCCGCCACGCGATTGACCGGACACATGGCGGGCTACGATCCGTCTGCGTCGCCAAAATTCCAATGGCCCGAGCGACTCAAGGAGAGCAAGGCGAAGATCATCGAGGATGTGAAAAAACGCGGCGACGATCGAAAGCAGGAGTACAAGAACTGA
- a CDS encoding PA2169 family four-helix-bundle protein, which produces MSLETTNDLNKETLDGIQDLIQANLDSEKGFREAAEVVDDIHLTDLFTRMAETRHELATELQSHVQISGGQPRKEGTFLAALHRSLLDLRAKLNGGDATVILIEAERGEDHIKHAYEDVLKKTTGSVLNDVLLSQYSVVKKGHDAIRDLRDAFKAK; this is translated from the coding sequence ATGAGCCTCGAGACAACCAACGACCTGAACAAAGAAACCCTCGATGGAATTCAAGACTTGATCCAAGCCAACCTCGATTCGGAAAAGGGATTCCGAGAGGCAGCCGAAGTGGTCGACGACATTCACTTGACCGATTTGTTCACAAGAATGGCGGAAACACGGCATGAACTCGCAACCGAGTTGCAGTCTCATGTGCAAATCAGCGGTGGCCAGCCGCGTAAGGAAGGGACATTCCTTGCGGCTCTACACCGATCGCTTCTGGACCTACGTGCCAAGCTCAACGGCGGGGATGCGACCGTGATCCTGATCGAAGCCGAGCGGGGTGAAGACCACATCAAGCATGCCTACGAAGATGTCTTGAAAAAGACCACGGGCAGTGTGCTGAACGACGTATTGCTTAGCCAATACTCGGTGGTCAAGAAAGGGCACGACGCGATTCGCGATCTTCGAGACGCGTTCAAGGCGAAATGA
- a CDS encoding GntR family transcriptional regulator: MLQIQVITGSKVPIYRQVVDQIRSAIGSGAVAIGQPLPSVRSLAGELVVNPNTIAKAYAALVADGVVESQQGRGYFVAQRREIYTKAERTRRLDEAVGPMVAEALSLGFSEQEIIGAISKHFQKLGKS, encoded by the coding sequence TTGCTTCAAATCCAGGTCATTACCGGCAGCAAAGTGCCCATTTACCGTCAGGTCGTGGACCAGATTCGGTCCGCGATCGGATCGGGTGCGGTCGCCATCGGGCAACCGCTTCCCTCCGTCCGCTCCTTGGCCGGTGAGTTGGTGGTCAATCCCAACACGATCGCAAAGGCCTACGCCGCGTTGGTTGCCGACGGCGTGGTGGAGAGCCAGCAGGGTCGCGGATACTTCGTCGCCCAGCGTCGCGAGATCTACACCAAGGCGGAGCGAACGAGGCGTCTGGACGAAGCGGTCGGGCCGATGGTTGCCGAAGCGCTTTCGCTGGGTTTCAGCGAGCAAGAGATCATTGGGGCGATCAGCAAGCACTTTCAAAAACTGGGAAAGTCATGA